The following coding sequences are from one Maniola jurtina chromosome 14, ilManJurt1.1, whole genome shotgun sequence window:
- the LOC123871534 gene encoding ribosomal L1 domain-containing protein CG13096-like, which produces MVSVKVSQQKLEKKKAKNGKIKKAKTMKLKKILLKPSSPTPSDNKVIDKSTEIVKKKKKSHYKVPSKVITKDLVNSCLIALEQLTAHYDKKNAIFGDETPIFMEIRVIKIPNTRANMRFVLPHSTISTTGEVCLVTPDLRKGKKIDHEPTVEHWEEMLRSAGVTSVKTVLPMRQLRVEYDQYELKRRLLTQHDFIMVDNRVLNHVSHVLGKKFFKKHNMLIPVKINEKKYLKANIDTGLRTVMLRVSEGQTSTILVGHTSMSQSHISENILALVQKFKERFPGGEANIRSLSIKLPLSLSLPLYLTLRPSSSVRVPKIKQIRPKSFVTYEDELTTHLESLVQVAPDGTVHLKKLNKGKPEKSHSDLESKEETSKNEDTLSTDDEN; this is translated from the exons ATGGTATCCGTTAAAGTTTCTCAACAGAAACTCGAAAAGAAGAAAGCAAAAAATGGAAAgataaaaaaagcaaaaactatgaaactaaaaaaaatattactaaaacCATCATCGCCAACACCGAGCgataataaagtaatagataAATCTACAGAAATTgtgaaaaagaagaaaaaatctCACTATAAAGTGCCATCTAAAGTAATAACAAAGGATCTTGTTAATTCATGTTTAATTGCATTAGAGCAATTAACTGCTCATTATGACAAAAAGAATGCAATTTTTGGTGATGAAACACCAATATTTATGGAGATACGTGTCATTAAAATTCCTAACACTCGTGCCAACATGCGATT TGTTCTTCCTCACTCTACAATATCTACAACTGGGGAAGTATGTCTGGTGACACCGGATTTAAGGAAGGGCAAGAAGATTGACCATGAGCCTACTGTGGAACACTGGGAAGAAATGTTGAGAAGTGCTGGAGTTACCTCA GTTAAAACTGTGCTACCTATGAGACAATTGAGAGTAGAATATGACCAGTATGAACTGAAACGTAGACTGTTAACTCAACATGATTTTATAATGGTTGACAACAGAGTGTTGAACCATGTCTCACACGTTTTAGGAAAGAAGTTCTTTAAGAAACATAACATGTTAATACcagttaaaataaatgaaaaaaaatatttaaaggcAAATATTGATACTGGCTTACGCACTGTTATGTTGCGCGTAAGTGAAGGGCAAACATCAACTATTCTTGTGGGGCACACATCTATGTCACAGAGCCACATAAGTGAAAATATTTTGGCATTAGTGCAAAAATTTAAAGAGAGATTTCCTGGTGGTGAAGCTAACATAAGATCACTGTCAATAAAATTGCCATTATCATTGTCGCTGCCATTGTATCTTACATTAC GACCATCAAGCTCAGTCAGAGTACCTAAGATCAAACAAATTAGACCAAAGAGCTTTGTCACATATGAAGATGAACTAACAACACATCTAGAAAGTCTTGTTCAAGTAGCACCAGATGGAACTGTTcatttgaaaaaactaaataaaggaAAGCCTGAAAAAAGTCACAG TGACCTAGAGAGCAAAGAAGAAACAAGTAAAAATGAAGACACATTATCTACAGAtgatgaaaattga
- the LOC123871532 gene encoding intraflagellar transport protein 140 homolog isoform X1 has product MTLYTDTKLNFIDNNVVTTLSSWHPALPFLAVGSYNQEKGGFVTIFEETGHALEGCDWPVLLSNQVTALAWHPIRKLLVVGWDGGELYIWLEYSWARLEAPHNSALTTVTFSPGGGRLLASDAAGSLSGWQASSGAPLTAFHHQLGDVITHVKFCAPHPTSESSIRGLARAAVAGDENALDALAAWRPRTTAKLREGLQPDNHACYAAQDNGVILYIDHAGACSEVLNAPGIIVFMDILSTVYLLVAWETGGALSLSRFAISSDGSLITDTHVRMTARNGQSIVLAGNFCVAVITGDNLIRIWDSETGDNDVLPNEDDETVPGDVFTSISYCNLSDTLCCGTSQGNLHLWRRDHRSKWKLISSTSVKGTVKEVTWGSEGLMNPLLHVNCITNAFILREQNVCWGYSNSIWMVQKSAQEIAITGKANVSSSINTSITIKAFAFRDNYVVLGDGKDVQVWMRNKDNEIKFSLIRTFAWKTDVLILYNDLIVGIVSPHIECFNIAGNKIGILPSAEGEGEPIAITCTNRFIVIATIDGTIKLAEITKKGLRMPFPSKNCYQMIEDFGEIMRSSVNASGLYICLSIANAGLAPDPRIYLWDVANDVIDSTLLSNVNSAPYHSVPIAILWDSNDPRLVGVHMRSAEFDHIHLFFCHESKLYEYKNWCLVSEDYFLSDFILCTLSSPYVIILTQQNIKRILMNEFEDTNDYEQAKLKQVLNFIYYMTTGHLEKAVVMGSNITGSKNSVVWDSLAKVCVSLKRADIGAICLGKMGNIKGALMMRKVLSEDNMDDTSKVGVLAVNLGMIAEAEKLFREAQRPDLITRLMSAKDGGLNEIINGEKEGENMLLVKSAQHKLAKVLWANGETAASLKLFESAGTLVPHVPRMLIAQGQAAVLAQYVITSNDSNLIMWWGHYLESIGDLDGALEAYTRANDFGEQTRLLCHMDRIDEAEKLCLKNSSSLYQMARYLEMNANETESAVKLYIKCGAISSAVRVAAEAGAWNLVWRAGSSSAKHALYAASILENAGQNEHAIALYQKAGKAHMALKLALSCGDTNAMVTAVESLGDKVDPELARTLAEHLRQADHHSHAAALLATAGNYEEALDIVEQSSTPLSEELSERLAAPVGAAGRDALLRRLADVLGARGLYHQAAKRLAHIGDKAGALRWLMRSGDADRIATFAAASRDRATQLMAADYLRRRAAWRDRPDLARHVLHFYTRAKAYGKLAAFHAERAKMEIDDYENYEKALEALKEATRCIAKSSDAEMSAQTIALQEQSTFIKRFLDVKKVLQNGEINTGITSGQQLIHAVSGRPGLITEEKVLKLLIQYSTEHPEREKLEMRLKVLQQPPKEDHASSESPEQSIEEVI; this is encoded by the exons ATGACTCTCTATACGGACacaaaacttaattttattgataataatgTCGTTACCACATTAAGTTCTTGGCATCCTGCATTACCATTTTTAGCTGTTGGCTCATATAACCAGGAAAAAGGTGGATTTGTAACCATTTTTGAAGAAACT GGTCATGCCTTAGAGGGTTGTGACTGGCCGGTGCTGCTATCAAATCAAGTAACAGCATTAGCCTGGCACCCAATAAGAAAATTGTTAGTGGTGGGTTGGGATGGAGGTGAATTATACATTTGGCTGGAATACTCATGGGCCAGGTTGGAGGCGCCACACAATTCTGCCTTAACAACTGTCACTTTCAGTCCTGGAGGTGGTAGACTGTTGGCTTCAGACGCTGCTGGCTCCCTGTCAGGATGGCAAGCAAGTTCTGGGGCTCCTTTGACAGCTTTCCACCATCAATTAGGTGATGTCATCACTCATGTAAAATTCTGTGCTCCTCATCCCACATCAGAGTCCTCCATCAGAGGATTGGCTCGGGCGGCAGTTGCAGGTGATGAAAATGCCCTGGATGCTTTGGCTGCTTGGCGGCCTCGTACTACAGCCAAGCTGAGGGAGGGCCTTCAGCCTGACAACCATGCTTGTTATGCAGCTCAAGATAATGGAGTTATATTATACATAGACCATGCTGGAGCCTGTTCAGAAGTGTTAAATGCCCCAGGCATCATAGTATTCATGGATATTCTAAGCACTGTATATCTCCTTGTCGCTTGGGAAACAGGTGGTGCTCTTAGCCTATCAAGATTTGCAATATCAAGTGATGGGTCATTAATCACAGATACTCATGTTCGAATGACAGCAAGGAATGGTCAATCCATAGTGCTAGCGGGAAACTTCTGTGTAGCTGTTATAACAGGAGATAATTTAATTAGGATTTGGGATAGTGAAACTGGAGACAATGACGTTTTACCCAATGAAGATGATGAAACTGTCCCAGGGGATGTATTCACAAGTATAAGTTATTGCAATTTAAGTGATACTCTATGCTGTGGTACTTCACAAGGAAATTTACACCTGTGGAGAAGGGACCATAGGAGTAAGTGGAAGTTAATCAGCAGTACCTCTGTCAAAGGTACTGTGAAAGAAGTAACCTGGGGTTCAGAAGGCTTAATGAACCCATTATTACATGTTAATTGTATTACAAATGCGTTCATACTCAGAGAACAAAATGTTTGTTGGGGCTATTCCAATAGTATTTGGATGGTACAAAAATCTGCTCAAGAAATTGCTATTACAGGAAAAGCGAATGTTTCATCAAGTATAAATACATCAATTACCATAAAGGCATTTGCTTTTAGAGATaattatgtagttttaggtGATGGTAAAGATGTACAA GTTTGGATGCGCAATAAAGATAATGAAATCAAATTCTCCCTCATTCGCACATTTGCATGGAAAACAGATGTCCTTATATTGTATAATGATTTGATTGTTGGTATTGTAAGTCCTCATATTGAATGTTTTAACATAGCTGGTAATAAAATTGGAATTTTACCCAGTGCTGAAGGAGAAGGTGAACCAATTGCTATAACATGTACAAATAGATTCATAGTTATTGCAACCATTGATGGTACAATAAAATTGGCAGAAATCACTAAAAAGGGTTTAAGGATGCCATTCCCCTCCAAAAACTGTTATCAGATGATTGAAGATTTTGGTGAAATCATGAGATCCTCAGTCAATGCTTCTGGTCTTTATATTTGTTTGAGTATTGCAAATGCAGGATTAGCTCCAGATCCCAGAATATACTTATGGGATGTAGCGAATGACGTGATCGATAGTACCCTTCTGTCAAATGTGAACTCGGCTCCATATCACAGCGTGCCTATTGCAATATTATGGGATAGTAATGACCCCCGACTTGTTGGCGTCCATATGCGTTCTGCCGAATTTGATcacattcatttatttttttgccaCGAAAGTAAGCTATATGAATACAAAAATTGGTGTCTCGTGTCAGAGGATTACTTTTTATctgattttatattatgtactctGTCTTCACCTTATGTTATAATTTTAAcgcaacaaaatattaaaagaatattaatgAATGAGTTTGAAGACACCAATGATTATGAACAAGCCAAATTGAAACAAGTGCTGAATTTCATTTACTACATGACCACAGGGCATTTAGAAAAAGCTGTCGTAATGGGTTCTAATATCACGGGAAGCAAAAACTCTGTAGTGTGGGATAGCTTGGCTAAAGTAtgtgtatctttaaaacgagcCGATATCGGAGCTATTTGTTTGGGTAAAATGGGAAATATAAAGGGAGCTCTAATGATGCGCAAAGTCTTAAGTGAGGACAATATGGACGATACATCTAAAGTTGGAGTCTTGGCGGTTAATTTGGGCATGATTGCAGAAGCAGAGAAATTGTTTCGAGAAGCTCAGAGACCGGATCTGATTACACGTCTGATGTCAGCAAAAGACGGAGGattaaatgaaattataaatgGAGAAAAGGAAGGTGAAAACATGCTTCTGGTAAAAAGCGCCCAACATAAACTTGCAAAAGTGCTATGGGCGAACGGTGAAACTGCAGCGTCATTGAAGTTATTCGAAAGTGCGGGGACGCTAGTGCCTCACGTGCCTCGAATGCTCATAGCTCAAGGCCAGGCTGCTGTTCTGGCTCAGTATGTTATAACATCGAATGATAGCAACTTAATAATGTGGTGGGGACACTATCTTGAAAGTATTGGTGATCTCGATGGAGCATTAGAAGCTTACACAAGGGCAAATGATTTCGGGGAACAAACTCGATTGCTCTGTCATATGGATAGAATAGATGAGGCAGAAAAATTGTGTCTGAAAAATTCGTCATCCTTATATCAAATGGCGCGTTACTTGGAAATGAATGCCAACGAAACAGAAAGTGCTGTAAAG cTATATATAAAGTGCGGCGCCATTTCATCTGCTGTACGAGTAGCTGCAGAGGCCGGCGCATGGAACCTCGTGTGGCGCGCGGGCAGTTCCTCCGCCAAACACGCGCTCTATGCTGCTTCTATCCTCGAAAACGCTGGCCAAAATGAGCATGCCATAGCTCTGTATCAAAAAGCag GAAAGGCTCACATGGCGTTGAAGTTAGCGCTCAGCTGTGGTGATACAAATGCAATGGTGACTGCTGTTGAGTCGCTTGGAGACAAAGTCGATCCCGAATTGGCTCGCACTCTTGCAGAACATTTGCGACAAGCGGACCATCATTCTCACGCGGCCGCTTTACTGGCTACAGCGGGCAAT TATGAAGAAGCGTTAGATATAGTGGAGCAGTCCTCGACGCCACTGTCGGAGGAGCTGAGCGAGAGGCTGGCCGCGCCGGTGGGCGCAGCGGGCCGGGACGCGCTTCTGCGGCGCCTGGCCGACGTGCTGGGCGCGCGCGGCCTGTACCACCAGGCGGCCAAGCGACTGGCACACATTGGGGACAAG GCGGGTGCACTGCGCTGGCTGATGCGCTCGGGCGACGCGGACCGCATCGCGACGTTCGCGGCCGCCAGCCGCGACCGCGCCACGCAGCTCATGGCGGCCGACTACCTGCGGCGCCGCGCGGCGTGGCGCGACCGTCCCGACCTGGCGCGGCACGTGCTGCACTTCTACACCAGGGCCAAGGCCTACGGGAAGCTAGCCGCATTCCATGCCGAGCGCGCCAAAATGGAAATCGATGATTATGAG
- the LOC123871533 gene encoding nibrin codes for MWYLTSESDKRVIFVLPDKNITIGRSADAQNCNFAIPEDQSISRKHATLFLSENTLYVKDLGSKYGTYVNNSEKIEENVMIKLNSTDVVKFGKISCVWKVQEINFVTCTSTLKGENLQNLKVLLTKLGGSLKNEWDDTCAYLTMPAITLTIKVVLALVQSSNIVTIKYWSKCLEAATNNNPLPNASDFIPQILESTLNKENVSFLPNKERSSIFAGKVVIFFSRRQLEMYKMVLTKSSATPLLLSETKMTKSALCEDNVIVIQYNLSFAGQDTQAQKDQIQEITNYLKSKGKRVVADAEIGLAILFCSTMKYCNPDFNFSSEVIKQVPNQNAPKNILVQESQDSSQEIYKKENVLIDESLTLKHNSSNNDSIVASKRKLSEGDSSNTFNMNKKQAVETVENKNTNKRPGEDMIETKPSKKMALGDDDDDNIFNFLKPAVAKDDNEGNQNKKLNLSKPLKRKHSTDMDEDDLFNFVDKGNKKPAVENDNAGSNILDLYDDNDENISPITKPKIIYEEKVDIKSLRGSKLEELRKINAEIPWTKHIKKEDISELDDKLSNINLGSVTVVVRTDLIVKKEPLEIPSPQDGLKNFKKFKKVWPIKRQVTIVPQSSLSNANTDSNMAGETTA; via the coding sequence atgtgGTATCTAACATCGGAAAGTGATAAACGAGTCATATTTGTTTTGCCTGACAAAAACATCACAATAGGAAGGAGTGCTGACGCTCAAAATTGTAATTTTGCTATCCCGGAAGACCAGTCAATAAGTAGAAAACATGCCACTTTATTTCTATCAGAAAATACTTTGTATGTAAAGGATTTAGGTTCTAAGTATGGAACTTATGTTAACAACTCTGAAAAAATTGAGGAAAACGTTATGATAAAACTCAATTCTACCGATGTCGTCAAGTTCGGTAAAATAAGCTGTGTTTGGAAAGTACAGGAAATTAATTTTGTCACATGCACATCCACATTAAAAGGAGAAAATTTACAAAATCTTAAGGTACTTCTCACTAAGTTGGGAGGAAGTCTGAAGAATGAATGGGACGACACTTGTGCATACTTAACTATGCCTGCAATAACATTGACGATTAAAGTAGTTCTAGCGTTAGTTCAGAGCTCTAACATTGTGACTATTAAATATTGGAGCAAGTGCTTAGAAGCAGCCACTAATAACAACCCATTGCCAAATGCAAGTGATTTCATACCTCAAATATTAGAGTCTACACTCAATAAAGAAAATGTATCTTTTCTCCCAAATAAGGAAAGGAGTTCTATATTTGCTGGCAAAGTAGTGATATTCTTTTCAAGAAGGCAATTGGAAATGTACAAGATGGTGTTGACCAAGAGCTCTGCAACACCTTTATTATTGAGTGAAACTAAAATGACCAAATCAGCGCTCTGTGAAGACAATGTTATTGTTATTCAATATAATTTGAGTTTTGCAGGTCAAGACACTCAGGCCCAAAAAGATCAAATTCAAGAAATTACTAATTATCTGAAAAGTAAGGGGAAGAGAGTTGTAGCTGATGCTGAAATTGGCCTTGCTATATTATTCTGTTCTACTATGAAATACTGTAACCCTGATTTCAATTTCTCTTCTGAAGTTATAAAACAGGTGCCAAACCAAAATgctccaaaaaatatattagttcaAGAGTCTCAGGACTCATCGCAGGAAATATACAAGAAAGAAAATGTGCTTATTGATGAAAGCTTGACACTTAAACATAATTCCTCCAATAATGACAGCATTGTTGCTTCCAAAAGGAAGCTCAGTGAGGGTGATAGCAGTAATACATTTAATATGAACAAAAAACAAGCAGTAGAGACTGTTGAAAACAAAAACACCAACAAGAGACCTGGTGAAGATATGATTGAAACCAAACCATCTAAGAAAATGGCCcttggcgatgatgatgatgataacatatttaatttcttaaaacctGCGGTAGCTAAAGATGATAATGAAGGCaatcaaaacaaaaagttaaatTTATCAAAACCATTAAAGAGGAAGCATAGTACAGATATGGATGAAGATGACTTGTTCAATTTTGTTGATAAAGGAAACAAAAAACCTGCAGTTGAAAATGATAATGCTGGTAGCAATATTTTAGATTtatatgatgataatgatgaaaataTCTCCCCTATAACCAAACCGAAGATTATATATGAAGAAAAAGTTGATATAAAGAGTTTACGAGGATCAAAATTGGAGGAATTAAGGAAGATAAATGCAGAAATTCCATGGACCAAGCACATTAAGAAAGAAGATATCTCAGAATTAGATGACAAGTTAAGCAACATTAATTTAGGGTCTGTAACAGTTGTAGTAAGAACCGATTTGATTGTCAAAAAGGAGCCATTAGAGATACCATCCCCACAGGATGGATTGAAGAATTTCAAGAAGTTTAAAAAGGTTTGGCCAATTAAAAGGCAAGTCACTATTGTACCACAATCATCTCTAAGTAATGCTAACACTGATTCCAACATGGCAGGTGAAACCACTGCCTAG
- the LOC123871532 gene encoding intraflagellar transport protein 140 homolog isoform X2, with the protein MVTSGNTGFYGNQPRLNKPQTNIENKTKSLGRREIINYHKMTLYTDTKLNFIDNNVVTTLSSWHPALPFLAVGSYNQEKGGFVTIFEETGHALEGCDWPVLLSNQVTALAWHPIRKLLVVGWDGGELYIWLEYSWARLEAPHNSALTTVTFSPGGGRLLASDAAGSLSGWQASSGAPLTAFHHQLGDVITHVKFCAPHPTSESSIRGLARAAVAGDENALDALAAWRPRTTAKLREGLQPDNHACYAAQDNGVILYIDHAGACSEVLNAPGIIVFMDILSTVYLLVAWETGGALSLSRFAISSDGSLITDTHVRMTARNGQSIVLAGNFCVAVITGDNLIRIWDSETGDNDVLPNEDDETVPGDVFTSISYCNLSDTLCCGTSQGNLHLWRRDHRSKWKLISSTSVKGTVKEVTWGSEGLMNPLLHVNCITNAFILREQNVCWGYSNSIWMVQKSAQEIAITGKANVSSSINTSITIKAFAFRDNYVVLGDGKDVQVWMRNKDNEIKFSLIRTFAWKTDVLILYNDLIVGIVSPHIECFNIAGNKIGILPSAEGEGEPIAITCTNRFIVIATIDGTIKLAEITKKGLRMPFPSKNCYQMIEDFGEIMRSSVNASGLYICLSIANAGLAPDPRIYLWDVANDVIDSTLLSNVNSAPYHSVPIAILWDSNDPRLVGVHMRSAEFDHIHLFFCHESKLYEYKNWCLVSEDYFLSDFILCTLSSPYVIILTQQNIKRILMNEFEDTNDYEQAKLKQVLNFIYYMTTGHLEKAVVMGSNITGSKNSVVWDSLAKVCVSLKRADIGAICLGKMGNIKGALMMRKVLSEDNMDDTSKVGVLAVNLGMIAEAEKLFREAQRPDLITRLMSAKDGGLNEIINGEKEGENMLLVKSAQHKLAKVLWANGETAASLKLFESAGTLVPHVPRMLIAQGQAAVLAQYVITSNDSNLIMWWGHYLESIGDLDGALEAYTRANDFGEQTRLLCHMDRIDEAEKLCLKNSSSLYQMARYLEMNANETESAVKLYIKCGAISSAVRVAAEAGAWNLVWRAGSSSAKHALYAASILENAGQNEHAIALYQKAGKAHMALKLALSCGDTNAMVTAVESLGDKVDPELARTLAEHLRQADHHSHAAALLATAGNVNGSFILIH; encoded by the exons ATGGTTACAAGCGGCAACACTGGTTTCTATGGAAACCAACCAAGATTGAACAAACCACAAACAAacattgaaaacaaaacaaaaagtctCGGAAGGAGAGAGATTATTAATTACCATAAAATGACTCTCTATACGGACacaaaacttaattttattgataataatgTCGTTACCACATTAAGTTCTTGGCATCCTGCATTACCATTTTTAGCTGTTGGCTCATATAACCAGGAAAAAGGTGGATTTGTAACCATTTTTGAAGAAACT GGTCATGCCTTAGAGGGTTGTGACTGGCCGGTGCTGCTATCAAATCAAGTAACAGCATTAGCCTGGCACCCAATAAGAAAATTGTTAGTGGTGGGTTGGGATGGAGGTGAATTATACATTTGGCTGGAATACTCATGGGCCAGGTTGGAGGCGCCACACAATTCTGCCTTAACAACTGTCACTTTCAGTCCTGGAGGTGGTAGACTGTTGGCTTCAGACGCTGCTGGCTCCCTGTCAGGATGGCAAGCAAGTTCTGGGGCTCCTTTGACAGCTTTCCACCATCAATTAGGTGATGTCATCACTCATGTAAAATTCTGTGCTCCTCATCCCACATCAGAGTCCTCCATCAGAGGATTGGCTCGGGCGGCAGTTGCAGGTGATGAAAATGCCCTGGATGCTTTGGCTGCTTGGCGGCCTCGTACTACAGCCAAGCTGAGGGAGGGCCTTCAGCCTGACAACCATGCTTGTTATGCAGCTCAAGATAATGGAGTTATATTATACATAGACCATGCTGGAGCCTGTTCAGAAGTGTTAAATGCCCCAGGCATCATAGTATTCATGGATATTCTAAGCACTGTATATCTCCTTGTCGCTTGGGAAACAGGTGGTGCTCTTAGCCTATCAAGATTTGCAATATCAAGTGATGGGTCATTAATCACAGATACTCATGTTCGAATGACAGCAAGGAATGGTCAATCCATAGTGCTAGCGGGAAACTTCTGTGTAGCTGTTATAACAGGAGATAATTTAATTAGGATTTGGGATAGTGAAACTGGAGACAATGACGTTTTACCCAATGAAGATGATGAAACTGTCCCAGGGGATGTATTCACAAGTATAAGTTATTGCAATTTAAGTGATACTCTATGCTGTGGTACTTCACAAGGAAATTTACACCTGTGGAGAAGGGACCATAGGAGTAAGTGGAAGTTAATCAGCAGTACCTCTGTCAAAGGTACTGTGAAAGAAGTAACCTGGGGTTCAGAAGGCTTAATGAACCCATTATTACATGTTAATTGTATTACAAATGCGTTCATACTCAGAGAACAAAATGTTTGTTGGGGCTATTCCAATAGTATTTGGATGGTACAAAAATCTGCTCAAGAAATTGCTATTACAGGAAAAGCGAATGTTTCATCAAGTATAAATACATCAATTACCATAAAGGCATTTGCTTTTAGAGATaattatgtagttttaggtGATGGTAAAGATGTACAA GTTTGGATGCGCAATAAAGATAATGAAATCAAATTCTCCCTCATTCGCACATTTGCATGGAAAACAGATGTCCTTATATTGTATAATGATTTGATTGTTGGTATTGTAAGTCCTCATATTGAATGTTTTAACATAGCTGGTAATAAAATTGGAATTTTACCCAGTGCTGAAGGAGAAGGTGAACCAATTGCTATAACATGTACAAATAGATTCATAGTTATTGCAACCATTGATGGTACAATAAAATTGGCAGAAATCACTAAAAAGGGTTTAAGGATGCCATTCCCCTCCAAAAACTGTTATCAGATGATTGAAGATTTTGGTGAAATCATGAGATCCTCAGTCAATGCTTCTGGTCTTTATATTTGTTTGAGTATTGCAAATGCAGGATTAGCTCCAGATCCCAGAATATACTTATGGGATGTAGCGAATGACGTGATCGATAGTACCCTTCTGTCAAATGTGAACTCGGCTCCATATCACAGCGTGCCTATTGCAATATTATGGGATAGTAATGACCCCCGACTTGTTGGCGTCCATATGCGTTCTGCCGAATTTGATcacattcatttatttttttgccaCGAAAGTAAGCTATATGAATACAAAAATTGGTGTCTCGTGTCAGAGGATTACTTTTTATctgattttatattatgtactctGTCTTCACCTTATGTTATAATTTTAAcgcaacaaaatattaaaagaatattaatgAATGAGTTTGAAGACACCAATGATTATGAACAAGCCAAATTGAAACAAGTGCTGAATTTCATTTACTACATGACCACAGGGCATTTAGAAAAAGCTGTCGTAATGGGTTCTAATATCACGGGAAGCAAAAACTCTGTAGTGTGGGATAGCTTGGCTAAAGTAtgtgtatctttaaaacgagcCGATATCGGAGCTATTTGTTTGGGTAAAATGGGAAATATAAAGGGAGCTCTAATGATGCGCAAAGTCTTAAGTGAGGACAATATGGACGATACATCTAAAGTTGGAGTCTTGGCGGTTAATTTGGGCATGATTGCAGAAGCAGAGAAATTGTTTCGAGAAGCTCAGAGACCGGATCTGATTACACGTCTGATGTCAGCAAAAGACGGAGGattaaatgaaattataaatgGAGAAAAGGAAGGTGAAAACATGCTTCTGGTAAAAAGCGCCCAACATAAACTTGCAAAAGTGCTATGGGCGAACGGTGAAACTGCAGCGTCATTGAAGTTATTCGAAAGTGCGGGGACGCTAGTGCCTCACGTGCCTCGAATGCTCATAGCTCAAGGCCAGGCTGCTGTTCTGGCTCAGTATGTTATAACATCGAATGATAGCAACTTAATAATGTGGTGGGGACACTATCTTGAAAGTATTGGTGATCTCGATGGAGCATTAGAAGCTTACACAAGGGCAAATGATTTCGGGGAACAAACTCGATTGCTCTGTCATATGGATAGAATAGATGAGGCAGAAAAATTGTGTCTGAAAAATTCGTCATCCTTATATCAAATGGCGCGTTACTTGGAAATGAATGCCAACGAAACAGAAAGTGCTGTAAAG cTATATATAAAGTGCGGCGCCATTTCATCTGCTGTACGAGTAGCTGCAGAGGCCGGCGCATGGAACCTCGTGTGGCGCGCGGGCAGTTCCTCCGCCAAACACGCGCTCTATGCTGCTTCTATCCTCGAAAACGCTGGCCAAAATGAGCATGCCATAGCTCTGTATCAAAAAGCag GAAAGGCTCACATGGCGTTGAAGTTAGCGCTCAGCTGTGGTGATACAAATGCAATGGTGACTGCTGTTGAGTCGCTTGGAGACAAAGTCGATCCCGAATTGGCTCGCACTCTTGCAGAACATTTGCGACAAGCGGACCATCATTCTCACGCGGCCGCTTTACTGGCTACAGCGGGCAATGTAAACGGATCTTTTATTTTGATTCATTAG